The following nucleotide sequence is from Desulfobacterales bacterium.
GACATCGGCGCGCCGATCGGCACGCAGGTATCGGTAAGGGATCTTTTTTTTAACACGCCGGCCCGTCGCAAATTTCTGAAAACCGCGGATACCGAGATGGGCCATATCACCGATACCGTGGCCAAAATCGCTCTGGCCTGGCCTGGGGTCATGTTTCGCTTGATTCATAATGGGAAAACCGTAAAAGACTGGCCCGCCGCGGATCCGGAAGAACGCGTGGCCGATGTAGTGGGCGGCAATCTCAGGGGGGAATTACTCCCCCTTTCTGCCGAATACGGCGGGTTGCGTGTCGGTGGCTGGGTGGCGTCCGCGCACATGGCCCGAAATACGCCCCGCAGCATTTATATTTATGTTAACCATCGCTATGTCCGCAACCGCATGATTCAGCACGCCCTCATGGATGGCTATGCCAACCGGTTGATGAAAGGCCGGTTTCCGGTCGCGGTGTTGTTTTTAGCCGTCCCCTTTGATCAAGTGGATGTCAATGTGCATCCCGCCAAGCAGGAAGTCCGGTTTGCCGATACTCAGGCCGTTCATCGGTTGATTCGAGCAGCCACCGCCCATGCGGTGGCTGCGGCTGAAACCCCCAAATGGACCGCCCCCCCCATTGCGCCGATACCCGCCGCTGAAGCCGGCGGTCACTACGAAAGCACCATCGGCCCCCCGTTCATGCCGGCTGCCGTGTCCGCCGGACCCGCTTTCAACCCCGAAAGGCTGGAAGGGCCGCCCTTAGGCCATGATAAAAAACCGGCTCAAGCATCTTTCAGCGAACAGCAAACAGCCTTGTGGCCTAAAAACCGCTTTTCAGACCTTCGGGTGATCGGTCAGTTTCAAGATACCTACATTCTTTGTGAATCTGAAACCAAGGATCTGATTCTGATTGACCAACACGCGGCGCATGAGCGTGTCCGTTACGAGCAGTTGTGCGCGGAAAAATCCCGGGAACCCGGTGCGGTTCAACGGCTGCTTATTCCGGAAACCCTTGAATTGGGCCATGAGGAGGCCGGAATAGTGCATGCGCTGATGGATGAACTGGCCCGGTTCGGTCTGGAGATTGCGCCGTTTGGCGGCAACACGGTCGTCATAAAGACCGTCCCGGCCATGCTTTCCGGAAAGCAAATCGCACCGCTGATTCGTGAAATTGCCGAGAAAACGGCAGATATCGGTATTCATCCCGGTATCGCCGGCACGCTTGATCAGGTCAAAAAACTCCTGGCCTGTCACAGCGCACTGAAAGCCAACCAAAAACTGACCGATAGCCAAGTCAAAACACTCCTGAGGCAGCTTGATGCATGTGAGGATCCATCTCATTGCCCCCACGGCAGACCCACCTGGATACGATGGGAGTTGTCCGGCATTGAGAAATCTTTTCGAAGAATTTCATAGGCGTTAAGTTCATCATTATCTATTGACTAAATGCCTTGTTCTCATTAGGTTAAGTGATTTTAAAAGCGTATATCTTATAGTATAGCGCCTTTTTCGCTCCTGATGCCTATTATTTTACTCGGAACACCCCATGCGCAAACAACACTTCGCCTCTTTGTGTAATTTGGGACTCGCGCTCTTATTCATCTGGCTCACCGTCTCTTCAAATCCGTTAAGGGAATGGATTGAATTTACGGGCTACGATGCAATGATGGCCCTGCCGGTTTCGCCGCAACCCTCCTCCCCGATCGTTCTCATCGATATTGATGATAAAGCGCTGGAAACATTAGGACCATGGCCATGGCCCCGAACCCGGTTGGCTGAGGGAATAAAAAAGGCAGCTGCTCAAGGCGCTCGCCTCATCGGCTTGCCTACCTTATTAAATACCCCTCAGGAAAGTGTCACAAAAGAAGCGCTCGCCGGTCTTGCCGATGCATTTAGTACGACCTTCGGAACGGTTAAGGATACCAAATTCGGTGCCTTTTACCAAACCCTGCAAGACCTGCAACGGCAGTTGGACCAGGATCAATTACTGGCAACTGCCATTGCCGAGGCCGGCTGTGTCGCGTTGCCGGTCGGTTTTTCGGCATCGCCCGATCAAAAAATCAATTCCCCCGAAGCAGTGAAGGCTTTTGCCGAGCGATCACGGCGCGTGTACGGTATCCCTCATGGCGCACTTTTTGCCCATCAAGCGCAAATCGTTCTTCCCTTGCCAGAATATTTGCATGCCGCACGGCTGTTGGGACACCTGTCCATCGTTCGGGACAAAGACCATACGGTTCGCAGAACCCAGCCAATTTATTGGGTTCAGAATCGCCCCATCGCCTCTTTCGCCCTAGCCTTGGCGGCCGCTTATCTGGGCGTTCCCGAGCAAGAGCTTCGGCTGCTGCCGGATAATAGGTTGGCTTTCAATGGGCATCGCATGCCCCTTTCCGAAGCGATGGACATTCTGATAAAATTCGATTCCAACGTCCGGCCGTTTGCCCGGTATGGATTTGCGGACCTTGTCACCGGAAAAGTGCCGCCTCAGGATTTTTCCGGAAAAGTGGTAATATTTAACCTTTCCGCAACGGGCTTGGCGCCCCGCGTTGCCACACCAATCAGTGCCGACATGCCGATCGGCGAGCTAACCGCCCATACCCTGTTGACCCTCCTTCAGGGAACGCCTATCAGCCGATTGGCATTCGATTCTCTTCTTTCCTTTCTCCTGATCGCGTTGGCCGGGCTGGTAATCATTCTCTTGTTGCCGCGATTATCGGGTTTCAAGGCAATGGCGGTTTCCTTTTTCTTCGTGCTTATCCTGGCTGGAGGAAGCTTATATTTTTTGAAATTCAAAGACATATGGATTCAGACCCTGTTTCCGGCCACCGAGGTGGTGATTGCTTTCGTCATGACGGCCATCATCATGGGGTTTTCTCAGGCCGCACCACCCACCCGGGCAGAACAAGCCGCCGAAGAAATGCGGCGTCTTCAGGGATTCTCCTTTCTGGCGCAAGGGCAATCCGATGACGCCTGGGATATTCTTCGCTTATTGCCGGTGGATGATGCCATGAAGAGTGCTCTCTATGAGCTGGCCATCACGTTCGAAAAGCAACAACAACCCCGAAAAGCGCTAATGGTCTATGAACACATTGAAGCTCACGACGCGGAATTCAGGGATATTCCGACGCGAATGAGCCGGCTGGAAGACACATGCCCACCGGTAGTGCCTGAAACAGCCCCATCAAATGCCGAACCCCAAACCAAACCGGATTTAAATGCAATGCCGGCCAAACTTGGCCGTTATGAGCTGATCCGTCCCATCGGCTTTGGCGCCATGGGAACCGTATATCTTGGCATGGACCCGAGAATCAGGCGGGAAACCGCCATCAAAACCTATCGCTTTGCCGAGGCATACAGTCCCGAGGACACCGATAAAATGAAAAAAAAATTCTTCCGGGAGGCGGAAAGCGCCGGCAGGTTGTCCCATCCGGGCATCGTTACCATCTTTGATGCGGGAGAACAGGGGCCGCTGGCCTATATCGCCATGGAATTTCTGAAAGGAAAGGATCTGCGCGCCTTTGTAAAAAAAGAATCCCTTTTGCCCATGAGAAAGGTAATCGATTATGTGGCGGACATCGCTGATGCGCTGGCCTATGCGCACAGCCAGGGCGTTGTGCACCGGGACATCAAACCGGCCAATATCATGCTGCTGAGAAACGGAACCGTCAAAATAACGGATTTTGGCATTGCACGGATTATCGCCACTTCCAAAACCCTGACCGGTGTGGTCAAGGGAACACCCTATTATATGGCGCCGGAGCAAATTACCGGAAAAAAGGTGGATGGCCGGTGTGATATCTTTTCATTGGGCGTTGTCTTTTTTCAACTGTTGACCGGCCAATTGCCGTTTACGGCGGCCAACCCGGGGGCGCTCATGCACAAAATCGTTCATGATCCCCATCCAAACCCTCAAAGTCTTAATCCAGGCATTGTCAGCCCGTTAGTGACCGTTCTCAACAAAGCATTGGCAAAAGAGATTACCGATCGTTATCAGGATGCCGCGCAAATGGCGCTCCATTTACGCCAAATCGGACAAAAAATCAGCACAATCATCGCCAAAAGAAAGGCAACGGGAACTCAAGACAGGAGCTAGCTGCCCATGGACTATGTTGAATCGGCAGGCCTGACGGATGTCGGGCTGAAACGCAAAGAGAATCAGGATGCGCTGCTTATAGATGATGGGTTGGGGCTTTATATGGTATCAGACGGCATGGGAGGACATCAGGCCGGCGAGGTAGCCAGCCGGCTGACCATAGAGGCCATTATAGATGTTATCGGCCATCACACATTCGGCAGCCTTGAAGCCGCCGATACCAGCCAAAGTCTGTCACGGCATGCCAACTTGCTCATTCATGCCATTTCGGCTGCCAACCAAAAGGTGTACCAGGCCGCCCGGGAAAACGCCGTCTACCAGGGGATGGGCGCCACCGTATCAGCGGTGTTATTTACTGAAAAAACATTTATCGCCGCAAATGTGGGAGACAGCCCGATTTATCTGATTCACAAGGGCCGGATTGAAAAATTATCCGTTGCCCACACCCTTGTGGCCGAACATGCGGCGGCGGAGCCGAAGGGTAAAACACAGCTATCCCCCAGTTATAGACATGTTCTGACCCGCGCGGTCGGTACCCGGGAAACGGTTCAATCCGACGTGTGCGAATTGCAGCGGTTTCCCGGAGATATTCTGGTCATCGGTTCCGACGGGTTGAGCAACCGGGTCGAAATGGAAGAAATCAGGCAAATCGCACAACAATTTGTTCCAACCGAGGCCTGCCGCCGACTGATCGACCTGGCCAATCAACGCGGCGGAGATGACAATGTCACGGTCATCGTGATCAAAACACCACCGAAACCATCGTTTCTCATCAGCATAATTAAACGATTCAATCAGCTTTTGTGGCGAGACTAGTTGGTTTCTCTCCTATTACCAAAAGAAAGGAGGACTTGAAATGCCGACCATCACCGTAACTTTCAAGGATACCATTACTGCGGAACATCCAATTGAAACGGGAAAATCACTGACCATCGGCAAGCACCTGCTGATGTTTGCTTATGGAGAAGGGGCGTCCCGAACCGACTTGTCCGCGGCGGGCTTGGATAAGACCATGGTGATGGACACAGACCAGTATCACGACATGGTGCAAAACAGTGAATTGCAAGCCCGGAACGCCGGAAGTCATGTCGTCGCCGCCTTATCATTTCTATCGGGTGGCTCCGGAGAAGTGGGTATTTCCAAAAAACTGTTCAAAATCGGCAAAACGCCCAAAACGATATTCAGGTTGCAGGATTATGGGTGGGACAAACCGCCGCCACGATCAGTCAACGTCCAGGCGGTTATTATCTAAGTTACGTGGAGGGAGTGGCCAAGCCCAAGGTCAATGGGAAAGCAGTTAACGATTCGGTGATGTTGAAAGAATTTGACATCATAGATGTCGGCAAAGCCAAAATGCAGATTGTTTTCAAGACGAAGCCCAAAGAAAAACAGAAAAGTTGAGCCTGACGCGGCGCCTGGGGGCAAAATGAAAGGGTTTAAAACCGGCGCATTGGTATGTTAGGCGAACCTACATCAGGTAAAACCCGAGTGCGCCCTGGTAGCCCTGCTTGTCGGTCCGCTCTGCGCCGACGAAATCGCCCTTAACACTTCTGACCGTGACTAGGAGCCTTATTTCCGATTTTTGGGCATCATCAAGCTGAAACACCACTTCCAGGTGGTCTCCCGGCTCGAGCTTATGCGTGGGATCGCAAGTAAACCCGATCCCCCCCATGGATAAGTCTTTGATCACAACAGCGCCCCTTTTCGGCCCGTTGAGATCTTTGTATTTTCCGGGCAACCTCACCGCTTTTCGGTAGCGCCTGCGAAATTCAATCACACCTTTGAACACCATGCCGCATTTACAGGTGATTTTGATTTGTTTTGCGGCATCTTTGAGCGTTGCAGTGTCAACGGTTCGACTCGCTCCGCATTTGGGGCATCTGATCGCGGCCTTGTTTTGACTGTCCACAAAAAACTTGATGGGTGCCTTGTCACTCTCGTTTTGCATGAACAAAACCTTAGTCATGGTGTTTTATCATTTGAACAGACAGATGATTTTTTACTATATTATTTTATCGGTTACGTCAATTCTTTACCAAAGCGCGCTTAATTAATTGCCTTATCCATGCAACGGCCTTAAAAATCCAATTTTTCTCCTTGACAATTGAGCATGAAAAGTTAATATTTCACATTTTTCAAATGATGGGGTTAATTCAGTCCATGTGAAGGAGGGCGAAATCCATGTATGCTGTTGTCGCCACGGGCGGTAAACAATATAAGGTCCAGGAAGGCGAGGTCTTGCGGGTTGAAAACCTCGACGGCGAAGTCGGCGCTTCCGTTTCTTTTGATCAGGTGCTGATGGTTGCGGAT
It contains:
- a CDS encoding protein phosphatase 2C domain-containing protein yields the protein MDYVESAGLTDVGLKRKENQDALLIDDGLGLYMVSDGMGGHQAGEVASRLTIEAIIDVIGHHTFGSLEAADTSQSLSRHANLLIHAISAANQKVYQAARENAVYQGMGATVSAVLFTEKTFIAANVGDSPIYLIHKGRIEKLSVAHTLVAEHAAAEPKGKTQLSPSYRHVLTRAVGTRETVQSDVCELQRFPGDILVIGSDGLSNRVEMEEIRQIAQQFVPTEACRRLIDLANQRGGDDNVTVIVIKTPPKPSFLISIIKRFNQLLWRD
- a CDS encoding PilZ domain-containing protein — its product is MTKVLFMQNESDKAPIKFFVDSQNKAAIRCPKCGASRTVDTATLKDAAKQIKITCKCGMVFKGVIEFRRRYRKAVRLPGKYKDLNGPKRGAVVIKDLSMGGIGFTCDPTHKLEPGDHLEVVFQLDDAQKSEIRLLVTVRSVKGDFVGAERTDKQGYQGALGFYLM
- a CDS encoding serine/threonine-protein kinase, with the protein product MRKQHFASLCNLGLALLFIWLTVSSNPLREWIEFTGYDAMMALPVSPQPSSPIVLIDIDDKALETLGPWPWPRTRLAEGIKKAAAQGARLIGLPTLLNTPQESVTKEALAGLADAFSTTFGTVKDTKFGAFYQTLQDLQRQLDQDQLLATAIAEAGCVALPVGFSASPDQKINSPEAVKAFAERSRRVYGIPHGALFAHQAQIVLPLPEYLHAARLLGHLSIVRDKDHTVRRTQPIYWVQNRPIASFALALAAAYLGVPEQELRLLPDNRLAFNGHRMPLSEAMDILIKFDSNVRPFARYGFADLVTGKVPPQDFSGKVVIFNLSATGLAPRVATPISADMPIGELTAHTLLTLLQGTPISRLAFDSLLSFLLIALAGLVIILLLPRLSGFKAMAVSFFFVLILAGGSLYFLKFKDIWIQTLFPATEVVIAFVMTAIIMGFSQAAPPTRAEQAAEEMRRLQGFSFLAQGQSDDAWDILRLLPVDDAMKSALYELAITFEKQQQPRKALMVYEHIEAHDAEFRDIPTRMSRLEDTCPPVVPETAPSNAEPQTKPDLNAMPAKLGRYELIRPIGFGAMGTVYLGMDPRIRRETAIKTYRFAEAYSPEDTDKMKKKFFREAESAGRLSHPGIVTIFDAGEQGPLAYIAMEFLKGKDLRAFVKKESLLPMRKVIDYVADIADALAYAHSQGVVHRDIKPANIMLLRNGTVKITDFGIARIIATSKTLTGVVKGTPYYMAPEQITGKKVDGRCDIFSLGVVFFQLLTGQLPFTAANPGALMHKIVHDPHPNPQSLNPGIVSPLVTVLNKALAKEITDRYQDAAQMALHLRQIGQKISTIIAKRKATGTQDRS
- the mutL gene encoding DNA mismatch repair endonuclease MutL, giving the protein MPRIRILPEILSNKIAAGEVIERPASVVKELLENALDAESTRILIELKQAGKSLLQVSDNGIGMHRDDALLSVERYATSKIFKDEDLLAIKTLGFRGEALPSIASVSRFCIESRDKHSEGGTRIRIEGGKIQNVTDIGAPIGTQVSVRDLFFNTPARRKFLKTADTEMGHITDTVAKIALAWPGVMFRLIHNGKTVKDWPAADPEERVADVVGGNLRGELLPLSAEYGGLRVGGWVASAHMARNTPRSIYIYVNHRYVRNRMIQHALMDGYANRLMKGRFPVAVLFLAVPFDQVDVNVHPAKQEVRFADTQAVHRLIRAATAHAVAAAETPKWTAPPIAPIPAAEAGGHYESTIGPPFMPAAVSAGPAFNPERLEGPPLGHDKKPAQASFSEQQTALWPKNRFSDLRVIGQFQDTYILCESETKDLILIDQHAAHERVRYEQLCAEKSREPGAVQRLLIPETLELGHEEAGIVHALMDELARFGLEIAPFGGNTVVIKTVPAMLSGKQIAPLIREIAEKTADIGIHPGIAGTLDQVKKLLACHSALKANQKLTDSQVKTLLRQLDACEDPSHCPHGRPTWIRWELSGIEKSFRRIS